In Miscanthus floridulus cultivar M001 chromosome 8, ASM1932011v1, whole genome shotgun sequence, the sequence TCAATCATTCCATACTTTTGATCATCTGTTAGTTTTGTTACAAGCCCTGCAAAGAAAAATTACACATTTTTATTCATTTTTTCATGTgcttaaaaaatgaaaaaaaaaacatagcaaAAGTAGGCTGATCGAAAATCTAAGGACACATTAATTTTCTTTTGAAAGTCAGCAGAATTCTTGCTAAAAGCAATACAAACAGGCTATTAGATGCTACTGAAAAGGTCTGCACTTTTCATGATTTAATCTAGTACTAGTATGCACTGCTGTAGTTACTACTAGTTAGTAATGCAGAGTGAAAGAAATTTCTTAAACGAATGTTGTTGTGTCATTGAAGTAATAGTAAAGCAGTCATCTGTGCCATAAAAATATCTGTATAATGTATAATGTTTGTATATAATTTTATGAGAAGCAACACAAAATATCATAGTTGGACAAGAGAGTTATTTGTGGATTTTCAAACTAGATGACCTACCAAAATCAAGAATAGCCAGCTTTCCATCAGGTGTTCTTATCATATTGCCTGGATGTGGATCGGCGTGGAAGAACCCAGTATCAAGCAACTGCAAAGAATAATAAATATAACATGAAGATACtttctttaaaaaaggtgactAGAGTGCATGCATATCTTCAATCATGTAAGATGGGAATACTATGGAGTATGGATAAGATGGTGAAGATTGAAGAACATTATTCCTTACCTTCAGCAAGTGAGTTCATGCATATGTTCGATCATATAAGATGTGTATAGTATTTATACGATGTACAGAAAATGCTTTTGAAACTAACCTGTTTCAGATAGCAAATGACTCCTACACTGACCAATGATCCAACATCGTCCTCTGTGCTCTGTGACAACTTCTCTCCCTCTATCCATTGTGTGGTAAGAACTTTTCTAGATGTGTATTTATGGTAAGTCTTTGGTACAACAACCTGGAAGATTTTTCAAATAATTCACAAGTGAATTTTGACAGTGAAACTAACATTGAAATGTTTTACCCCGTAACAGTATAGAATATAGATGCTATAAACATCCTGTTACATAACTTCCCATTTCCACAGGGTAAATATATGACTACCAAAGCAATTACCTGTGGAAGATCTTCTTTCATCACTTCAGCAAAGTAGGTGCCATTTTCCCCTTCATTTACATAATCAAGTTCTTCAAAAAATCGAGCAGCCCACTCATCTACCAGACCAACAACATCGACGGATACCTAACAGTATTCAGCAATGTttcaattcaaattaacaaaGGTATGTCTCTGCCAATTCTTCCCAAGTAGATGAAAATACCGGCGGAAATCTCCTGAGCACCAAACCCAAGTTTCTAATGATGAATAAATCGATGGTGACAGTCTCAAGTACAAATGGCCTCTGCACTTTGACAGCCACTAGTTCTCCTGTTTCTTTCAAGCGGCCCTTATAAACCTGTCCCAGAGATGCTGCAGTACGATGCATAGGATAAGTATAGTCAAGGAATACGATTAGCGTGAAAAGCAGAGAGTGCATAGTTATCTAGTATAATACCTGCAGCGATGGGGGAGGGCGATAACTCAGAGTAGATTGCTTGCCAAGGCTGACCAAGCTCTTCTTCCAGAAGAGCCATTGCTATATCATCTGGGAATGAAGGAACCTTGACGTTGCAAGTAGGTATGTGTTATATATATGCAGTAGCAAGGGAAAAGCATAATAAAAGAACTATTGAGGCAATGTTACCTTATCACATAATTTCTGCAACTCAGTCATCGCTGCAGGGGACAGAATATCTGGACGGATACTTAGCGCTTGTCCAAGCTTGATGTAAGCAGGACCCAGAGACGTCACGATTTCTCTCAGTTCAATTGCGCGGGCCACTTCATTCTATTGATTGATGAACATGTGACAGCAATAGAATTAAGACACAGCGATCAACAAGCACATTTTACATGGGTTTAGGGAAGGCAACACAGCTGCAGGAAGGAATACGATAGGtacctccttgagtttcttgttaatAAGGTCGGATATGAGGTGGGAGATGAAACCACCGGCAACAGACAGCAGCTGCACAACTCGAGTAGCGACGGCCCTCGGACGCTTGCCCCAGTAGGCTGATATGATTTCAGGGCTATACACAAGAGGCAGCCCCTCGTTGTTGTCCGCGGATTCTACCTTGAACCAGGGAAGGAAGAAAAACAAGGGAATTCAGTAACAACCTATACATACGGAGTACGTTAATTAATGTTGTGGAGTTGTGTGGTGGAAGTGATTCTGATGTTCTGTAATTGGTAACTGGTTATAGAAGAAGAGAGCACGCTGGGTGAAAGGTTAACGGAAGTGGGATCAAGGAGGTTGACCTCGACGAGGCGGAGTCGGACATTGTCGTCAGCAAACTGCTCGTCGCGGAGGTTCTGACCGCGGAGGCCGCGCATGAGCGTGGCGAGCTGCTCGTCCTGCTCCATCTGCTTGCGCACGCGCTGGATCTCCTTGGACACATCTCCGAACCTCTGCGTCATTCAGACGCCCATTCAGACAAACAGACAGGCAAACATCTCAGCACGGACGAGAGCATCGGACCACACCGAAGGGTTGGAACTTACGGTGTCGGAGAGGTCATTACGGGTCCTGGTCCTGCcgcgagaggaggaggaggtggaggtggacggcTTGGGCTCCGTGGCGACGGCGCGGATGCGTGGGAACTGTCCTcgtcggtggcggtggcggcggccgggGAGCGCCGGGAGGTGCGCGACGCGGCCGAAGCCGCCGCAGTGCAGGAgatgcggcgccgccgccgcggcctccaTCACGGCTGGAGTCAGCCCGCAGCTGCCGCAACCGCCGCGCGCCGCGTCTCTGGAGAAGCGAGCGAGGCCGGCGTGGCAAGCGTGGAGCGGGCAGGCGGCGGGGGATGCGATGCGAGACTGACTGACAAACGTGAAGTTGGTGGTTGTTCGGAGAGAGGAGGAATTGGGGCGGGGGGCGGGTCGGTCAATGGGTGGTGGCAGGCGGAGGCAGCAGGCCACTCAGCGGAAGGCGGAAGGGGGGTGGCTCGCGCGCGGCCACGAGTGCGGGGGGGCGCGCGCACTCCCGCGTGCACCGCGAATGCGCGACTAGCGCATGGACGCGGCGCGGAGGCAGGCACAGCGCCCGCCCCGGACAAGTGGTGCCGTGGTGGAACTGTCGTCGTCGACGACCACGGCGACCCCACCCCACCGAGAGAGCGGGGAATCAGCAGAGGTGTCAGgtcaggtgtgtgtgtgtggggggggggggtggggggggggggggggggggggggggtgcgcaCGCTTGTGATGTGTCCGCGTTTCGTTCGAACGTTCAGATCGCAAACCAGTCAACCATACACCCCAGTCTACCTGAGCTACTGCTGCCTCCTCAGAGAGCATATCTCCGGCAGATCATCAATACAGCCCCAATACAGTTAGGCAGATCATCCATGTCTGATCTGGTCATTTAAAGATTGTGGGAACAAATTGATAGTGGTGCAACATCATTTTAAACATTCTGATGCTTTAACCCATGGGAATGAACCATGTTTATCAAAACCTATCACAGATATTGCAGAAGACAAATAAAATGATCCAGGCTCTGTTCGGCTGATACATAAGCCGGCTaaagctattttgttgtgagagaaaaatactgtagattctggctgataagttcaaacgaacagggctTCCTATCTTTCTCCGAATTTTGCAACAAATGAGAGAATTTTGCAACAAGTGAGAGACTGAGCAGTGGGTTGAATAAAACCTATTGGCTACTGCCATCGTTCCCTGCCCTTAACTCTTTCAGCCGTTTTGATGATAAATCAACAGCAGCAGTTTGTTTAGGATCTTCGTCTTTCGTCAGCCATGCTCGCTATAAGCTTGCTCAATTTCCTTCACCTATGCAATGATCAACGACAATTCCCTTCACCTATGCAATGATCAGTGAGAACTCTTGCCCTTAGGTACTGTCAAGTGTCAACTCCCAAATATCAGGGAGTATATTCTTTCAGTTAGAACTTCACCGAATACATCCAGTATTTATGGTTTCATGAACAAATAAACTGATACTGATACATGACAGTTAAAACGCAACAACATGGACAATCACATATACTACTAAAACTTCACATTTATACAAGAACATCGCTGCCAGTGATAAAACATCGGTTATCACAGCTCCACTCGCCTACGATTGACATATTTAAGTTGAATGCATGATGCAGCAGCACAAGGCACATGAAAACAAAACCCCTTGTGCTGTATAATACTTCTCACTTCATTTAGTTTTCGCACTAGAAGTCCCATTCTTTTCGATCTCTCGCTGCCTTGCACGCTCCATCTTCCGTTTACGCCATTCTTCAAGAGCTGGAGATGTTCACAAAATATCATCAGTTCAGCAGGTTCACAAGGGTAAAGGGGAGAAGGCTGCCAAGCTGCTCTAGCAAAGCAGTACCACCACTTGGAAAGCACTCTATTACAGAACAGCAAGTTGCTAACTGCGGTGCATACACTGGAAACAAAGTTTATTTCCCACATATGCTGACTTCAATGCTCATCATTTTGTCTTTAT encodes:
- the LOC136478353 gene encoding uncharacterized protein is translated as MEAAAAAPHLLHCGGFGRVAHLPALPGRRHRHRRGQFPRIRAVATEPKPSTSTSSSSRGRTRTRNDLSDTRFGDVSKEIQRVRKQMEQDEQLATLMRGLRGQNLRDEQFADDNVRLRLVEVESADNNEGLPLVYSPEIISAYWGKRPRAVATRVVQLLSVAGGFISHLISDLINKKLKENEVARAIELREIVTSLGPAYIKLGQALSIRPDILSPAAMTELQKLCDKVPSFPDDIAMALLEEELGQPWQAIYSELSPSPIAAASLGQVYKGRLKETGELVAVKVQRPFVLETVTIDLFIIRNLGLVLRRFPPVSVDVVGLVDEWAARFFEELDYVNEGENGTYFAEVMKEDLPQVVVPKTYHKYTSRKVLTTQWIEGEKLSQSTEDDVGSLVSVGVICYLKQLLDTGFFHADPHPGNMIRTPDGKLAILDFGLVTKLTDDQKYGMIEAIAHLIHRDYDAIVKDFVKLGFIPEGVNLDPILPVLAKVFDQALEGGGAKNINFQELAADLAQITFDYPFRIPPYFALIIRAIGVLEGIALVGDPEFAIVDEAYPYIAQRLLTDESPRLRSALRYTIYGKTGVFDAERFIDVMQAFENFIRAAKSGGGENLKGNMAELADLGGQPSTSLVPVFPMAIAQPEQPVKARAALAFLLSERGNFFREFILDEIVKAIDAISREQLIQIAASFGIGNATPVFSMVPVRARALLPTITEEDRVILNNVEKVVKFLTSGTATPTVGGDVNMVSVVQELLPVLPGISSKILPDVLSRLSSRVFARLIREAFL